The DNA sequence CCGTCCACTCCCGCCGTATAGCCTCCAATCAGGTTGATCGAAACCCTGTTCACCACCTGGGCGCTCATCCGGCCCTGGGAACTCAGGCCAGGGGTAAGGGAGGCTTGCACCGGGCTTTCCGTAAAGAATTCCCGCAGGTTCAGGCTTTGGACACGCTGCCTGGAAGAGAGAAGGAACATGCCCAGGCCGGTTCTTTCCACGTCCCCGTTTTCGTCCTGGCCTGAAAACCATTTGCCCGGCTTGCGGCCTTGCTTTTTGCCCGGGAGTACGACCACGCCCTGAAGCTGGATGAACATCGTCGTATCTTCGTACAATGCCTTGCTGGCCGTAAGCGCTACCGTCTTATAGCGATCCCTGACCCGGAGCAGGAAACGACCTTTTTCATCGGTCAGGGTGGCCAGCAATAGCTGCCTCTCGTACACGCTGGCGTCCGGAAGGCCCGTGCCTGTGCTGGGATCAGTTACGACCCCGCTAACCAGGTAGGTATTTCCCCGCTCGCTGATATCCTCCAGGGTCAGGGCCAGCGTGTGCCCGCGGGGACGGAGAATTATATAGTTCCCCGCTTCCAGGTATTCAAGGGGCCTGCTCAGTACCAGGTCTAGGACCTCTTCTACCGTTTTATTCCTGGCGGAAAGGCTTACCAGGCTGTCTTCAGGAAGCGCTTCGCTGTTATAGGAAAAATTGAATCCTCCCTGCCGGCCCGTCTCTTTGAGCAGCCGGCCAAGTGGCATGTTTTGCGCCTCAAAAGAAACTGTTTTTTCCAGCAGGGATTGTGCTGATGCCCTTTCGGGGCAAAAGCAGGCAGCCAATGTAATAATGTACAGGAAACGTATTATCGTTTTAATATGATTTGTTTTTCTTCGTATTGGACAGTTATATCAAACGTATCAGCGATCACCTCCAGTATACGCTCTAATGATTCATTATCAAATTCAGTAGTAATGGTCAGTCGCTGCAGGGACTTATCAGGGATTACGATATGAACACCGTAAGCTTCATTCAAGGTATTTATCAGCTCCTGCAGCGGGGTGGCGCGGCAGACAAATTTATTCGTTCTATAATATTTATACAGGGCGCCGCCGGTGTGCTGCTTTACCAGCTCTTCGTTTTCATTACTGCTTACCGCTTTTTCTCCGGGCCGCAAATCGATCCGGCTGCTGCCCCGGCTTACATGGACGCTGCCTGTTTCCACGATCACTTCTGTTACTCCGTTCCGGCTTTTAACGTTAAAGGAAGTGCCGGTAACTTCGACCTTCAAGTCATTTACGCTAATAATAAACGGTTTGCTTTTGTCCGGCTCCACGTTAAAGAATGCCTCCCCCTCTAAGGAAACAAGGCGATCCGTCCCCCTGAATTTCCGGGGGAAAGAAATCAGGGAGTTTTTATTCAGCGTTACCAGCGAACCGTCCGGCAGCATTTCTTCCCGCACCTGCTGTTCCGAAGCCAGTTCCACCATCGCAGGAAAGCGGTTTTCCTGCAGCAGGTACCGGGCCAGCCAGCCCGCGCTGATCAAGAGCGCCAGGGCGGCCGCGGCCTTCAGCCAGCGGGGTGCGGACCCGGCCGGACGCAGGGAACGTATTTTTTCCGTTGGGGTGCTGACTTCTTCCCGGAGAGTCCGGAGAGTTTTCCGCTCCCGCGTGCTTTCATTCCACCGCAGCCAGGCTTTTTCTTGTTGCTGACCGGTTTCCTCCTGTTGCTTCACCCGATGGCGAAACCGCTCCCAGGCGGCCTGTTCATCGGGGGAGTTGTGCAAAGCGAGGTTTTCACTTTCGTTCCATATCCGTTCCAATTGGGAATAGTAGAGCGCGTTCTTTTCATTCTTTCCCAGCCATTCCTCTACACGAAGGCGTTCCTGCATATCCGCCTCGCCGGCAAGGTATTTTACAAGTAGATCATCATTCATAACAAGCCTCCTTTCTTCATCTCATTAGGTTCAGCAACAGGAAAAGCAGGGGTAAAAACTCCGCAAGCTTTACCCGCATCAGTTTCAGGGCCTTACCCATCTGGTTTTCTACTGTTTTAACCGATATTCCCAGCTCAGCCGCAATTTCCTTGTATTTAAGCTGTTCAAACCGGCTTAACCGGAAAACGGCGCCGCACTGCGGCGGCAATTCATCCAACGTTTCCCTGATACGAGCGCGGAGTTCCCCGGCGGCAAGCTGCCTGTCTGCCGGAAATTCGTTGCGTTCCGCACGGGCTGTATAATGTACCTGGTAAGCTGCTCTCACCTTCAGGTGCTTAAGATAATTCAAGCTTTCATTACGAACAGCCCGGTATAAGTAGGCTTTCAGGGAGCCTTCAATCACCAGCCGTTCTTTTTTATTCCAGATATTGAAAAATACCCGCTGCACCATTTCCTCCGCCGCCGGATCGTCTTTCAGCATGGTAAAGGCATAGGCGTGCAGGGGCTTAAAAAAAGCCTTGAACACCTGCTCGAAAGCACGCTCATTACCGTCCTGCAGCAGCTGGACAACAGCGGTGTCGCTATATTCCACGTTAAGGGTTTGCAAATTTTCGCTAAATATACAACACTGAGACAACCGGGCCCGGGTTTACCCCTACGACCCTGCGTAAATAAAAGATATTTTTTGTCCCCTTTCGGAGTACGACGGAACATTCCTTCTGCGCGTTACCTGAAGCGGGGTCCTGTTTTTATGTGCGGATTTTCCGATATTGGCCTTCGATATGGAAATTGCATTGATCGCTCACGACGGCAAGAAGGCTGAAATGGTTAAATTCCTGATGGAACATATAGCCTTGCTAAAGGAAAAGAATATTCACCTGATCGCTACGGGGACCACGGGCGGTTTTGTGGAACGCGCGGGGCTGAACGTTGAAAAAGTCCTTTCCGGCCCTCGGGGCGGGGACGCCCAGATCGCCTGCCGGGTAGCTGAGGGAAAGACCAATATGGTCATCTTTTTCCGGGATCCAATGGGTAAACATCCGCACGAGCCCGACATTACGATGCTTATGCGTATGTGCGACGTTCATAATGTTCCCCTGGCCACCAATCCCGCTACTGCCGAGTTCCTGATAAGAGCGGTCTAATATCCGTACTTACCTTTCCATAATTTATTCAGCCAGCTGCGCAGTTCCTTTTCCCGGGCATTGCTGCCGGGTTCATACAAGGTGGTTCCGCCAAGTTTCTCCGGCAGGTATTCCTGCTCGGCAAAATTGCCCTCATAACCGTGCGAATACCGGTAATCTTTCCCGTAATCCAGCTGTTTCATCAGGCGGGTGGGCGCGTTCCGCAGGTGCAGAGGCACCGGCAGGTTGCCGCTTTGCCTGACCAGTTCCACTGCCTGCCCGATGGCCATATAGGCCGAATTACTCTTAGGCGAAGTGGCCAGGTAAACGGCGGCATGAGATAAAATAATTCTTCCTTCGGGCATGCCGATGACGTTTACCGCCTGGAAACAATTATTGGCCATTACCAGCGCGGTGGGATTGGCCAGGCCTATGTCTTCCGCCGCCAGGATAACCAGCCGCCTGGCAATGAAAAGCGGGTCTTCCCCTCCTTCAATCATCCGCGCCAGCCAGTAAACGGCCGCATTGGGATCGCTTCCGCGAATGGATTTGATAAAGGCCGAAATAATATCGTAATGCTGCTCCCCGGCTTTATCATAAAGAGCGAGGTTTTGCTGCACATGGTCAAGGACCAGCTCATTGGTAAGAATAATCTCCCCGGAGGGAATGGCGTTCACTACCAGTTCAAAGGTATTCAGCAGCTTGCGGGCATCCCCTCCCGACAGGCGCAGTAGCGCCTCCCATTCTTCGATCCGGATACTTTTCTTTTTTAACACTTCATCCTGTTGCATGGCTTCCTCCAGCAAATGCTGCAGGTCTTCCTTTTCAAGCGGCTTCATAATATAGACCTGACAGCGGGAAAGTAAGGCCGGGATCACTTCGAACGAAGGATTCTCGGTAGTAGCGCCAATCAGGGTGACAATACCCCGCTCTACGGCGCCAAGCAGAGAATCCTGCTGCGACTTGCTGAAACGATGAATTTCGTCAATGAACAGCACCGGGTTATTAGTGCCGAAGAATTGCTCCCTTTTTGCTTTTTCAATTACTTCCCGCACATCCTTTACGCCGGAATTAATGGCGCTCAATGCATAAAACGGCCGCTTTAGCTGGCGGGAGACAATGAAGGCAAGGGTGGTTTTGCCCACTCCCGGAGGGCCCCAGAAGACCATCGAAGGAATATTCCCGCTCTCTATGGCCTTGCGGAGTACGGCGCCTTTACCCACCAGGTGCTGCTGTCCTGTAAAGGCCTCCAGGCTGGAAGGGCGCATTCGTTCGGCCAGGGGCGTACTAATTTGATCAGCCATATGGAAATGATTTTTCAGCCGCCTTTCTTTTTTCCGGCTCGCGCATAATAAAGGGTCGCCCGGCCAGCCGCGGCATATTGCAAAACTAAAAATTTTTGCATCGAAATAAGCACGATCGCTCTGAGTGGTATCAATAAAGGGAAAAACTTTGTTACCCGCCGCATATATAAATTAAGGATTTTTAGTACTTTTAATCACAGGCTTTCAAACGTTTTAAAAACAAATCAGTATCAAATATTTAAAAAATTCCCGGCTATGAAAAGAAAAAAGACAATCCTTGGCGGCTGCCTGCTAATGACGGTTTCCCTAATTGCATTTACGCCCGAAAGAAAGACTCCCGCGCCCGGCGATATAGAAGGAGCCTGGGAGATTGAAGGAAACCCAAAACGGGTTGCGCTTCTCGTGGACGGGTATTTTACCGTTACAACCTATAAGGAGAACGCTCCTGAATTCATCAGCACCATGGGCGGGACTTTCTCTTACGATGGCAGCGCCATGTCCGGCGCTCTGGAATTCAATTCCGAGGCCGCGGACCAGGTAGGAGCAAATTTTTCCATTCCCGCAAAACTCGACGGAGACAAGCTGACGGTTACTTATGAAGACGGGAGTTCCGAAAACTGGACACGCGTTGACAAGGCCGAAGACAATCTGTCCGGCGTCTGGCGTATAACCGAGCGCGAAAGCGAGGGCGAAATGCATGACATCCCCCTGCGGGCCCGCCGGACGTTAAAAATTCTTACCGGAACAAGATTCCAGTGGGCGGCCATTAATGTGGAAACCGGGGAATTTTCCGGAACCGGGGGAGGCACTTATACGTTCGAGAATGGCAAATACACGGAAAATATCGAATTCTTTTCCAGGGATAACAGCCGGGTAGGTATGAGCCTTAGTTTTGAAGGCGATTTACAAAACGATAACTGGCACCACAAGGGAAAGAGTTCAAAAGGAGACCCGATCTACGAGGTTTGGAGCAGGTTTGAGTAATAAACCGTCTTCTTCAAGCTAAACCTGGTTATTTATATCCCCGCATGAAGGCTTTACAGATTTGTTACAGTACATAAACAGGTAAGGGATAAACTTTTGCCTGTTTCTGACGTTTCTTAAAGGGATGAGGGGATACGCTTTTTCAAAATATACTCCGCGGGAACTGCCGGAAGGCAATTTCGATGATTTGCTGAAGCTTTTCACGGAATTGCTGAACTATACCTCAGGCGATGCAGCGGAAGCCCTGGCCTGGATGAATGAGCTGGATAAGCAGCATCGCATTACAGCCGATGACTACGGCATGGGCAATTTTATCGAAGACCTGAAAAAACAGGGTTACCTGACCGAAGACAACGAAGGGGGAGAGATCCGCATTACGCCTAAAACCGAACAGGTGATCCGCCGGTCGGCGCTGGAAGAAATATTCGGTAAGCTTAGAAAATCCGGGAAGGGCCAGCATACCACAAAATTTTCCGGGCAAGGCGATGAGCTGAATGCTGAACGCCGCGAATACCAGTTTGGCGACAGCGCGGAGCAGATTGATATGACCACCTCCCTCCATAACGCACAGATCAATCATGGTATAGGCGATTTCCGCTTAACCGAACGCGATTTGGAAGTGGAAGAAATGGACTATAAGACCATTACCTCTACGGTGCTGATGATCGATATTTCCCATTCCATGATCCTTTACGGGGAAGACAGGATCACCCCGGCAAAAAAAGTGGCCATGGCGCTTTCTGAACTCATCTCCACAAGGTACCCGAAAGACACACTTGATATCGTGGTATTCGGGAACGATGCCTGGCCCATACAAATAAAAGACCTGCCCTATCTGCAGGTAGGCCCTTATCATACAAATACCTATGCCGGCCTGCAGCTGGCCACGGATATTCTCAGGAGAAGAAAAACCAATAACAAACAGATCTTTATGATCACCGACGGAAAGCCCACCTGCCTGAAAGAGGGGAACCGTTATTATAAAAACAGCTTCGGGCTGGATCGCAAGGTAATCACTAAAACACTGAATATGGCCGCCGAATG is a window from the Anseongella ginsenosidimutans genome containing:
- a CDS encoding FecR domain-containing protein produces the protein MNDDLLVKYLAGEADMQERLRVEEWLGKNEKNALYYSQLERIWNESENLALHNSPDEQAAWERFRHRVKQQEETGQQQEKAWLRWNESTRERKTLRTLREEVSTPTEKIRSLRPAGSAPRWLKAAAALALLISAGWLARYLLQENRFPAMVELASEQQVREEMLPDGSLVTLNKNSLISFPRKFRGTDRLVSLEGEAFFNVEPDKSKPFIISVNDLKVEVTGTSFNVKSRNGVTEVIVETGSVHVSRGSSRIDLRPGEKAVSSNENEELVKQHTGGALYKYYRTNKFVCRATPLQELINTLNEAYGVHIVIPDKSLQRLTITTEFDNESLERILEVIADTFDITVQYEEKQIILKR
- a CDS encoding RNA polymerase sigma-70 factor; this translates as MEYSDTAVVQLLQDGNERAFEQVFKAFFKPLHAYAFTMLKDDPAAEEMVQRVFFNIWNKKERLVIEGSLKAYLYRAVRNESLNYLKHLKVRAAYQVHYTARAERNEFPADRQLAAGELRARIRETLDELPPQCGAVFRLSRFEQLKYKEIAAELGISVKTVENQMGKALKLMRVKLAEFLPLLFLLLNLMR
- a CDS encoding methylglyoxal synthase, producing the protein MEIALIAHDGKKAEMVKFLMEHIALLKEKNIHLIATGTTGGFVERAGLNVEKVLSGPRGGDAQIACRVAEGKTNMVIFFRDPMGKHPHEPDITMLMRMCDVHNVPLATNPATAEFLIRAV
- a CDS encoding replication-associated recombination protein A, which encodes MADQISTPLAERMRPSSLEAFTGQQHLVGKGAVLRKAIESGNIPSMVFWGPPGVGKTTLAFIVSRQLKRPFYALSAINSGVKDVREVIEKAKREQFFGTNNPVLFIDEIHRFSKSQQDSLLGAVERGIVTLIGATTENPSFEVIPALLSRCQVYIMKPLEKEDLQHLLEEAMQQDEVLKKKSIRIEEWEALLRLSGGDARKLLNTFELVVNAIPSGEIILTNELVLDHVQQNLALYDKAGEQHYDIISAFIKSIRGSDPNAAVYWLARMIEGGEDPLFIARRLVILAAEDIGLANPTALVMANNCFQAVNVIGMPEGRIILSHAAVYLATSPKSNSAYMAIGQAVELVRQSGNLPVPLHLRNAPTRLMKQLDYGKDYRYSHGYEGNFAEQEYLPEKLGGTTLYEPGSNAREKELRSWLNKLWKGKYGY
- a CDS encoding vWA domain-containing protein, which encodes MRGYAFSKYTPRELPEGNFDDLLKLFTELLNYTSGDAAEALAWMNELDKQHRITADDYGMGNFIEDLKKQGYLTEDNEGGEIRITPKTEQVIRRSALEEIFGKLRKSGKGQHTTKFSGQGDELNAERREYQFGDSAEQIDMTTSLHNAQINHGIGDFRLTERDLEVEEMDYKTITSTVLMIDISHSMILYGEDRITPAKKVAMALSELISTRYPKDTLDIVVFGNDAWPIQIKDLPYLQVGPYHTNTYAGLQLATDILRRRKTNNKQIFMITDGKPTCLKEGNRYYKNSFGLDRKVITKTLNMAAECKKLRVPITTFMIARDPYLQQFVREFTRTNGGKAFYSTLNGLGEYIFEDYIRNRRRTVR